ACGGCCGAATTCTCGCGCTCGCGTTAGCGCACGCGGCGCTGATCGAGGTCTTCATCCTCCTGACCTTCATGAGCTCCCAGATTAATATTGCGTTCGCCGCGATCGTCTTCATCCTCGGCACGGCGATCGTGGTGATTCTCGAGGCGATCATGTCCGGCATCCACGCGGTCAGGCTGCACTACTACGAATGGTTTACGAAATTCTATCACGGCGGCGGTATCGAATTCACGCCCTTCAAGTTCCGGCGGACGCTAACCCAGTAAGGGGCAGACGCACCTGCCGTTCCTCATTGCATCCGCTCGAGTATCGCGCACGCCTTGCAGATACGGGTTGCTGAGGCGTCACCACATCGCTCGCACCGCAGTAGTATTTGCGATGACTCTGCGTGCGGTAGAAATTCCGCCAGCCGCTGATAGCCACGCATCACCGCATATTTCGTCCCCGGATGCTTCCGTTCAAGCTCGTTCAGCATCCCCTTGACGCTGAACCGGAACGAGCGCGCAGCATAGGGGCACGATGCGGTGATGAGCGGGATGCCCGCGAGGAACGCGTAGAGCGCAATTTCCTTTTCAGGCACGTCTCGCAGGGGCTTGATGCGCGGAACAAATTCCTCACGACGCCCGTTCAGCCGTGCCAGCCGCTGGAGATCGCCCCGGAGATAATTGATCATGATCGTCTGCACTTCATCGTCCAGGTTGTGCGCGGTGGCCATCTTCGTGGCGCCCAGCTCCTTCGCCTTACGATCAAGCAGCTTCCGCCGCAGCACGCCACAGAACGTGCAGGGCGCCTGCTCGAACCCGCGCGATGCGATCTGATTAAGAGTCACGCCAAACTCCTCGGCGAACGAGAACCGGAAAAAATCCACGCCAAGCTGGTTCGCCAGCTGTTCAGCATGTGCGAGTGTGACCGCCCGAAAGCCGTATATACCTTCATCTACAGCGATCGCGAAGAAGGTTAAATCAGGGCGGTTATGAAAGAGTCGGGTGAGCATGAGGAGCAATGCAGAGCTGTCCTTGCCCCCGCTCAGGGCTATAGCGATCGTATCACCACGCTCCACCATCAGTCGTTTCCGCATCTCCCGCTTTACCTTCCGCTCAACGTCCTCGACGAAATGCACGTCGCAGAGATGGAGGCCTGAATAACGCTGATGGACGATTGCGGAATTGCTGCACGAGCGTTTGCTACAGTTCATCGGTCGGTGTACTATTTATGGGATGAGGGAAATAAGTAACAGAAACCGGGGTGAACGGGTGAGGCTGAGCGGTGGCATTAGAGATTCGATTCGTGGAAACATGGGCTAAACAGACGTTCTATTACGTAATCATCGGTATTTTAGTCGGTTTTGCCATCGTCGCCTTTTTTCTTACCCTTAATTTCCTGCAGCCACTGTTCCTGGAGTTCCTCGGCGGGTATCGCGCTCCTGCACCCCGGTACGAGCGCCATTTCTTCGTTTTCAGTCCTCTTTTTGGTGACGCGTTTGCAAACCTTTACGTGCTGCTGCTTCTGGCACTGCTCCCGGGGATCGGTGGCTTGATCGTTGGCTTGATCAAGTATACGCTGCTTCCGGTCGAGAACCCGGAGTTGCATGAGACTGACACGTTCATCGACGGATTTCACAACAGGAGCGGGATCGTTAGTGGCAGGAGCAGCCTGATTCGCAGCATCTGCTCTGTCCTGACCCTTAGTTCCGGCGGGAGCGCGGGCCGCGAGGGGCCGAG
The nucleotide sequence above comes from Methanomicrobia archaeon. Encoded proteins:
- a CDS encoding TIGR00269 family protein, with amino-acid sequence MNCSKRSCSNSAIVHQRYSGLHLCDVHFVEDVERKVKREMRKRLMVERGDTIAIALSGGKDSSALLLMLTRLFHNRPDLTFFAIAVDEGIYGFRAVTLAHAEQLANQLGVDFFRFSFAEEFGVTLNQIASRGFEQAPCTFCGVLRRKLLDRKAKELGATKMATAHNLDDEVQTIMINYLRGDLQRLARLNGRREEFVPRIKPLRDVPEKEIALYAFLAGIPLITASCPYAARSFRFSVKGMLNELERKHPGTKYAVMRGYQRLAEFLPHAESSQILLRCERCGDASATRICKACAILERMQ